A window of Aquipuribacter sp. SD81 contains these coding sequences:
- the glmM gene encoding phosphoglucosamine mutase has protein sequence MGRIFGTDGVRGRANVDVTAELALDLSVAAAHVLVEGRPATVGRPRALVARDPRASGEFLSAAVCAGLASAGVDVLDAGVLPTPGLAHLVATRDDVDLGVMISASHNPMPDNGIKFFDRFGHKLADDVEDAISELAGQPWQRPTGAAVGRVRPDHGASQLYAAHCVNTLDDTAPLAGLRVVVDCAHGAASVVGPMALRSAGAQVSVIGAEPDGLNINDGYGSTHLGRLQEAVLAQGADAGIAFDGDADRCLAVDAAGRVVDGDQVLAVLALALREQGRLTGDTVVATVMSNLGLRLALAEHGIRLVTTGVGDRYVLEEMRRHGYVLGGEQSGHVVLAHHNTTGDGLLTALHVLQRMAVTGSSLAELASVVTRLPQVLLNVPDVDKTRVAEDEAVTACVAEVEAELGERGRVLLRASGTEPLVRVMVEAPDTETAERHAGRIAAVVRERLSLAPA, from the coding sequence ATGGGCAGGATCTTCGGGACCGACGGCGTGCGCGGTCGCGCCAACGTCGACGTCACGGCCGAGCTCGCGCTCGACCTGTCGGTCGCGGCGGCGCACGTGCTCGTCGAGGGGCGCCCCGCCACGGTGGGGCGCCCGCGGGCGCTCGTCGCCCGCGACCCGCGCGCCTCGGGGGAGTTCCTGTCCGCCGCGGTGTGCGCGGGGCTCGCGAGCGCGGGCGTCGACGTGCTGGACGCGGGCGTGCTGCCGACGCCGGGTCTCGCGCACCTCGTGGCGACCCGCGACGACGTCGACCTCGGCGTCATGATCTCCGCGTCGCACAACCCGATGCCGGACAACGGCATCAAGTTCTTCGACCGCTTCGGTCACAAGCTCGCCGACGACGTCGAGGACGCCATCAGCGAGCTGGCCGGCCAGCCGTGGCAGCGGCCCACCGGTGCCGCCGTCGGCCGCGTGCGCCCCGACCACGGCGCCTCGCAGCTGTACGCCGCGCACTGCGTCAACACCCTCGACGACACCGCGCCGCTCGCGGGCCTGCGGGTCGTCGTCGACTGCGCGCACGGGGCCGCCTCGGTGGTCGGTCCCATGGCCCTGCGCTCCGCGGGCGCGCAGGTGAGCGTCATCGGCGCCGAGCCGGACGGGCTCAACATCAACGACGGCTACGGCTCCACGCACCTGGGGCGGCTGCAGGAGGCCGTCCTCGCGCAGGGCGCCGACGCGGGCATCGCCTTCGACGGCGACGCCGACCGCTGCCTCGCCGTGGACGCCGCCGGTCGCGTGGTCGACGGCGACCAGGTCCTCGCCGTGCTCGCCCTCGCGCTGCGCGAGCAGGGCCGCCTGACGGGCGACACGGTCGTCGCGACCGTCATGAGCAACCTCGGTCTCCGCCTCGCGCTGGCCGAGCACGGCATCCGGCTCGTCACGACCGGCGTCGGCGACCGCTACGTGCTGGAGGAGATGCGCCGCCACGGCTACGTGCTCGGCGGCGAGCAGTCCGGTCACGTCGTCCTCGCGCACCACAACACGACCGGTGACGGTCTCCTCACCGCGCTGCACGTGCTGCAGCGGATGGCCGTCACGGGCTCCTCGCTCGCCGAGCTCGCCTCGGTCGTCACCCGCCTGCCCCAGGTGCTGCTCAACGTGCCCGACGTCGACAAGACGCGCGTGGCCGAGGACGAGGCCGTCACCGCGTGCGTGGCCGAGGTGGAGGCCGAGCTCGGCGAGCGCGGCCGCGTGCTCCTGCGCGCCTCCGGCACCGAGCCGCTCGTGCGCGTCATGGTCGAGGCACCCGACACCGAGACCGCCGAGCGCCACGCGGGCCGCATCGCGGCCGTCGTGCGCGAACGACTCTCCCTCGCGCCGGCCTGA
- a CDS encoding GNAT family N-acetyltransferase has protein sequence MSTPVSAAVRLVEVDPGSQHFADLVRLLEDADRETVGDAFEPQPVEYHVASWRTANGRHHASLALVEGPGGEEAAGVAKAFTPDLDNTHLVEVELAVAPAHRGRGLGRRLLEAVRGLAREEGRDTVVGGTGYRPDPAEAWQRHERAVADPRVSTGEAPEHLGTSFARASGARLVQTEVRSQVRLPVEEAVLAGVEAEVGDRADAYTTRAWTGLAPADLLDDRAALAARMSTDPPLGEVDWRPETWDADRIRRTYADWDRRGIDVVAAGAVETATGRMVAFSEMGRDRRAPGIAYQFDTIVDPAHRGRRLGIVVKAANLRAVEAAWPEVTRVQTWNALENGPMLRVNRAMGFVPVGLYSIWQLRLT, from the coding sequence GTGAGCACGCCCGTCTCCGCCGCCGTGCGCCTCGTCGAGGTCGACCCGGGCTCGCAGCACTTCGCCGACCTGGTGCGCCTGCTGGAGGACGCCGACCGCGAGACGGTCGGCGACGCCTTCGAGCCGCAGCCCGTGGAGTACCACGTCGCGTCGTGGCGCACGGCCAACGGCCGGCACCACGCGTCGCTCGCGCTCGTCGAGGGACCTGGGGGCGAGGAGGCGGCCGGGGTCGCCAAGGCGTTCACGCCGGACCTCGACAACACCCACCTCGTCGAGGTCGAGCTCGCCGTGGCGCCCGCCCACCGCGGGCGCGGCCTCGGCCGCCGGCTGCTGGAGGCCGTCCGGGGGCTCGCGCGCGAGGAGGGGCGCGACACGGTGGTCGGCGGCACGGGCTACCGGCCCGACCCGGCCGAGGCGTGGCAGCGCCACGAGCGGGCCGTCGCGGACCCGCGGGTAAGCACCGGCGAGGCGCCGGAGCACCTGGGCACCTCCTTCGCGCGGGCGAGCGGGGCGCGGCTCGTGCAGACCGAGGTGCGCAGCCAGGTGCGGCTGCCGGTCGAGGAGGCGGTGCTCGCCGGCGTGGAGGCGGAGGTCGGGGACCGTGCCGACGCGTACACCACCCGGGCGTGGACGGGGCTCGCGCCGGCGGACCTGCTGGACGACCGCGCCGCGCTAGCCGCGCGGATGAGCACCGACCCGCCGCTCGGCGAGGTCGACTGGCGGCCGGAGACGTGGGACGCCGACCGCATCCGCCGCACGTACGCCGACTGGGACCGGCGCGGCATCGACGTCGTCGCGGCCGGGGCCGTCGAGACCGCGACGGGCCGGATGGTGGCGTTCAGCGAGATGGGCCGTGACCGCCGGGCGCCCGGCATCGCCTACCAGTTCGACACCATCGTCGACCCCGCCCACCGGGGCCGCCGGCTCGGCATCGTGGTGAAGGCCGCCAACCTGCGGGCCGTCGAGGCGGCGTGGCCGGAGGTGACGCGCGTGCAGACGTGGAACGCGCTGGAGAACGGGCCGATGCTGCGCGTGAACCGCGCGATGGGCTTCGTGCCGGTCGGGCTGTACAGCATCTGGCAGCTGCGGCTCACGTAG
- the coaA gene encoding type I pantothenate kinase, with protein sequence MPASLGASSASAPQAATAASGTGTGTSHGPATRPPAPGAPAPDGAVSPFVEFDRQAWSRLRASTPMTLEEADLARLQGLGDRVDLGEVEEVYLPLSRLLTLYVEANDGLREATATFLGERRPARTPYVIGVAGSVAVGKSTTARLLREMLSRWPGTPRVELVTTDGFLFPNAVLERRGLMGRKGFPESYDRRALLRFVQAVKSGQQLVSAPVYSHLTYDIVPGASVTVRRPDILVVEGLNVLQPARVRGDGRQGVAVSDFFDFSIYVDARVDDVRAWYVDRFLRLRETAFARPESYFRRYADLSDADAVSTAERIWHDINERNLRENILPTRGRASLVLTKAPDHSVRRVRLRKV encoded by the coding sequence ATGCCGGCGAGTCTAGGAGCCTCGTCCGCGTCCGCTCCGCAGGCGGCGACCGCCGCGTCGGGGACCGGGACGGGGACGTCGCACGGACCGGCGACGAGGCCCCCGGCCCCTGGGGCGCCGGCCCCGGACGGCGCCGTCTCCCCGTTCGTCGAGTTCGACCGGCAGGCGTGGAGCCGGCTGCGGGCGAGCACCCCCATGACGCTGGAGGAGGCCGACCTCGCCCGCCTGCAGGGCCTCGGCGACCGCGTCGACCTCGGCGAGGTCGAGGAGGTGTACCTGCCGCTCTCGCGCCTGCTGACGCTGTACGTCGAGGCCAACGACGGCCTGCGCGAGGCGACCGCGACCTTCCTCGGGGAGCGGCGTCCGGCGCGGACGCCGTACGTCATCGGGGTGGCCGGGTCGGTCGCGGTCGGCAAGTCGACGACCGCGCGCCTGCTGCGGGAGATGCTGTCGCGCTGGCCGGGCACGCCGCGGGTCGAGCTCGTCACCACCGACGGCTTCCTGTTCCCCAACGCGGTCCTCGAGCGGCGCGGCCTCATGGGGCGCAAGGGCTTCCCGGAGTCCTACGACCGTCGCGCGCTGCTCCGCTTCGTCCAGGCGGTCAAGAGCGGGCAGCAGCTGGTGAGCGCACCGGTGTACTCCCACCTCACCTACGACATCGTGCCCGGCGCCTCCGTCACCGTCCGGCGGCCCGACATCCTCGTGGTGGAGGGGCTCAACGTGCTGCAGCCCGCCCGCGTCCGCGGCGACGGCCGGCAGGGGGTCGCGGTCAGCGACTTCTTCGACTTCTCGATCTACGTCGACGCCCGGGTCGACGACGTCCGCGCGTGGTACGTCGACCGCTTCCTGCGGCTGCGCGAGACGGCGTTCGCGCGGCCGGAGTCGTACTTCCGCCGCTACGCGGACCTGTCCGACGCCGACGCCGTCAGCACCGCGGAGCGCATCTGGCACGACATCAACGAGCGCAACCTGCGGGAGAACATCCTGCCGACACGTGGTCGGGCGTCCCTCGTGCTCACCAAGGCGCCCGACCACTCCGTGCGCCGGGTGCGCCTGCGCAAGGTGTGA
- the glmS gene encoding glutamine--fructose-6-phosphate transaminase (isomerizing), which yields MCGIVGVTGGPGAPSALDVVLGGLRRLEYRGYDSAGVALVADDSLHVVKRSGKLARLVDAVTAAESTAEVPAYSSRTGIGHTRWATHGAPTDANAHPHVSGDEQVALIHNGIIENFAPLRAELTAAGVTLHSETDSEVVAHLLARRLAEGGTDLAGAMREVVQRLQGAFTLLAVWRGQPDVVVGARRSSPLVVGVGDNATYLGSDVAAFIDHTKEAVELGEDQVVEVRPDGFTITDFAGAPVAGRPYTVTWDAAAAEKGGYDTFMAKEIDEQPKAVADTLLARSDEQGRLVLDEMHVDEAALAGVEKVVIVSCGTSSYAGMVAKYAIERWARLPVEVEYSHEFRYRDPVIGPRTLVVSISQSGETMDTLMAVRHAKALGATTVAVCNTHGSTIPRESDGVLYTHAGPEVAVASTKAFVAQITATYLLGLYLAQLRGTLDAASIRGVLDELHAVPDKVQKVLDASDHVRTIARWMADTRSVLFLGRHVGFPVALEGALKLKELAYIHAEGFAAGELKHGPIALIEPGQPVFVVVPSPEGDDSVHAKVISNIQEIRARGARTIVIAEEGDDDVVPYAEEVVRVPRTPPLLAPLVTVVPLQVFACELAGAKGLDVDQPRNLAKSVTVE from the coding sequence ATGTGCGGAATCGTAGGAGTGACGGGTGGGCCGGGCGCGCCGAGTGCCCTCGACGTCGTGCTCGGCGGCCTGCGCCGCCTGGAGTACCGCGGCTACGACTCCGCCGGCGTGGCGCTCGTCGCCGACGACTCCCTGCACGTCGTCAAGCGCTCCGGCAAGCTCGCGCGCCTCGTCGACGCGGTCACGGCGGCCGAGTCGACCGCGGAGGTCCCCGCGTACTCCTCCCGCACCGGGATCGGCCACACGCGCTGGGCGACGCACGGGGCCCCGACCGACGCCAACGCCCACCCGCACGTGTCGGGGGACGAGCAGGTGGCGCTCATCCACAACGGGATCATCGAGAACTTCGCGCCGCTGCGCGCCGAGCTCACCGCGGCGGGCGTCACGCTGCACAGCGAGACCGACTCCGAGGTCGTCGCGCACCTGCTGGCCCGCCGCCTCGCCGAGGGCGGTACCGACCTCGCCGGGGCGATGCGCGAGGTCGTGCAGCGCCTGCAGGGCGCCTTCACGCTGCTCGCGGTGTGGCGCGGCCAGCCCGACGTCGTCGTCGGCGCCCGGCGCTCCTCGCCGCTCGTCGTGGGCGTGGGCGACAACGCGACGTACCTCGGCAGCGACGTCGCGGCCTTCATCGACCACACGAAGGAGGCCGTCGAGCTCGGCGAGGACCAGGTCGTCGAGGTTCGTCCCGACGGCTTCACCATCACCGACTTCGCCGGGGCGCCGGTCGCCGGCCGCCCGTACACCGTCACGTGGGACGCCGCCGCCGCGGAGAAGGGCGGCTACGACACGTTCATGGCGAAGGAGATCGACGAGCAGCCGAAGGCGGTCGCCGACACCCTCCTCGCCCGCTCCGACGAGCAGGGCCGGCTCGTGCTCGACGAGATGCACGTCGACGAGGCCGCCCTCGCGGGCGTCGAGAAGGTCGTCATCGTCTCGTGCGGCACGAGCAGCTACGCCGGGATGGTCGCGAAGTACGCGATCGAGCGGTGGGCCCGGCTCCCGGTCGAGGTCGAGTACTCCCACGAGTTCCGCTACCGCGACCCCGTCATCGGCCCGCGCACGCTCGTGGTCTCCATCAGCCAGTCCGGCGAGACGATGGACACCCTCATGGCCGTCCGCCACGCCAAGGCGCTCGGCGCGACGACCGTCGCGGTGTGCAACACGCACGGCTCGACCATCCCGCGGGAGTCCGACGGCGTCCTCTACACCCACGCGGGCCCGGAGGTGGCCGTCGCGAGCACGAAGGCGTTCGTCGCGCAGATCACCGCGACGTACCTGCTCGGGCTCTACCTCGCGCAGCTGCGGGGCACCCTGGACGCCGCGAGCATCCGCGGGGTGCTCGACGAGCTGCACGCCGTGCCGGACAAGGTGCAGAAGGTGCTGGACGCCTCCGACCACGTCCGCACCATCGCCCGGTGGATGGCCGACACCCGCTCGGTGCTGTTCCTCGGGCGCCACGTCGGCTTCCCGGTCGCGCTGGAGGGCGCGCTCAAGCTCAAGGAGCTCGCGTACATCCACGCGGAGGGCTTCGCCGCCGGCGAGCTCAAGCACGGCCCGATCGCCCTCATCGAGCCCGGCCAGCCCGTGTTCGTCGTCGTGCCGAGCCCCGAGGGCGACGACTCCGTCCACGCCAAGGTCATCTCCAACATCCAGGAGATCCGGGCCCGCGGCGCGCGGACGATCGTCATCGCCGAGGAGGGCGACGACGACGTGGTGCCGTACGCGGAGGAGGTCGTCCGCGTGCCCCGGACCCCGCCGCTGCTCGCGCCGCTCGTCACGGTCGTGCCCCTGCAGGTCTTCGCGTGCGAGCTCGCGGGCGCCAAGGGCCTCGACGTGGACCAGCCGCGCAACCTCGCCAAGAGCGTGACCGTCGAGTGA
- a CDS encoding holo-ACP synthase: MIVGVGTDVVAVDRFLAQLDRSPALRERLFTEAERDLPPASLAARFAAKEAIAKALGAPGGLRWHDCTVTREPGAAPRVHASGTVARRMAELGVERLHLSLSHDAGIAAATCVAEGGHPGSDA, translated from the coding sequence GTGATCGTCGGCGTCGGCACCGACGTCGTGGCGGTCGACCGCTTCCTCGCGCAGCTCGACCGGAGCCCGGCCCTGCGCGAGCGGCTGTTCACCGAGGCGGAGCGGGACCTGCCGCCGGCGTCGCTCGCGGCGCGCTTCGCCGCGAAGGAGGCCATCGCCAAGGCCCTCGGCGCGCCGGGTGGGCTGCGCTGGCACGACTGCACGGTGACGCGCGAGCCCGGCGCGGCCCCCCGCGTCCACGCGAGCGGGACCGTCGCCCGCCGGATGGCCGAGCTCGGGGTCGAGCGGCTGCACCTCAGCCTGTCCCACGACGCGGGCATCGCGGCGGCGACGTGCGTCGCGGAGGGCGGGCACCCAGGCTCGGACGCATGA
- a CDS encoding NAD(P)H-hydrate epimerase, with protein MSTDGWWSPDAPGELLEAWRAADVAAADAARLATGADLMAAAAHALAGHCAALLRERTGRVSGRRVVLLVGPGNNGGDALLAGAALRARGAGVTALLLAERAHARGTAALRAAGGRVVTVPADPGTDDAAVTAAADLVRDADLVVDGVLGIGASGAVRGAAWAVLERVHLRRGAVVACDLPSGLDPDTGALAGPVLPADLTVTFGAAKPGLLLPAGRHAVGRLVVVDLGLGEHLPPPAVRLVLDGGDPTRPGPHVAARWPEPWRDADKYSRGVLGVVAGDDRYPGAAVLCSRAAAAAGVGMVRYVPADGGAAATDPVGPLVLQAVPEALVQPLDAVGRVQAWVVGPGVSADDDPRVAHVLTGTDEPAVVDAGALEAAARASLDGTLRRPDRLLLTPHRGELARVAQVLDVAQEDAAGPLDLVDVARAVADRLGVTLLLKGADTVVLAPDGTPTVVPGGPPWLATAGAGDVLAGLAGALLAAGSAPGRAATLAAHVHAVAAHRASAGGPLHAALVVEQVRQVVADGLAGAAVPLLRAGVPAGDAPGDWDHGGRD; from the coding sequence ATGAGCACCGACGGCTGGTGGAGCCCGGACGCCCCGGGGGAGCTGCTCGAGGCCTGGCGGGCGGCGGACGTCGCGGCCGCCGACGCCGCCCGGCTCGCGACCGGGGCGGACCTCATGGCGGCCGCCGCGCACGCCCTCGCCGGTCACTGCGCCGCGCTGCTGCGCGAGCGGACCGGACGGGTGAGCGGGCGCCGGGTCGTGCTGCTCGTCGGGCCGGGCAACAACGGCGGCGACGCGCTGCTGGCGGGGGCCGCGCTGCGCGCGCGGGGGGCCGGCGTCACCGCCCTGCTCCTCGCCGAGCGCGCCCACGCGCGCGGCACCGCGGCGCTGCGAGCGGCGGGCGGGCGCGTCGTGACGGTGCCCGCCGACCCCGGCACCGACGACGCCGCCGTCACGGCCGCGGCCGACCTCGTGCGCGACGCGGACCTCGTGGTCGACGGCGTCCTCGGCATCGGCGCCTCGGGCGCGGTGCGCGGGGCCGCGTGGGCCGTGCTCGAGCGGGTGCACCTCCGCCGCGGGGCCGTGGTCGCGTGCGACCTGCCGAGCGGGCTCGACCCCGACACGGGCGCGCTCGCCGGGCCCGTGCTGCCCGCCGACCTCACCGTCACCTTCGGCGCCGCGAAGCCCGGCCTCCTGCTGCCCGCGGGCCGGCACGCGGTCGGGCGCCTCGTCGTCGTCGACCTCGGGCTCGGCGAGCACCTGCCGCCCCCGGCCGTCCGGCTCGTGCTCGACGGCGGCGACCCGACGCGACCCGGCCCGCACGTCGCCGCGCGCTGGCCCGAGCCGTGGCGCGACGCCGACAAGTACTCGCGCGGCGTGCTCGGCGTCGTCGCCGGCGACGACCGCTACCCCGGGGCGGCCGTGCTCTGCTCCCGCGCCGCCGCCGCGGCCGGGGTCGGCATGGTGCGCTACGTGCCCGCGGACGGCGGGGCCGCGGCCACCGACCCCGTCGGGCCGCTCGTGCTGCAGGCGGTGCCGGAGGCGCTCGTGCAGCCGCTCGACGCCGTCGGGCGGGTGCAGGCGTGGGTGGTCGGGCCCGGCGTGTCCGCCGACGACGACCCCCGCGTCGCCCACGTGCTGACGGGCACCGACGAGCCCGCCGTCGTCGACGCGGGTGCGCTGGAGGCCGCCGCCCGGGCCTCGCTCGACGGCACGCTCCGCCGCCCGGACCGGCTCCTGCTCACCCCGCACCGCGGCGAGCTCGCCCGCGTCGCGCAGGTCCTCGACGTGGCCCAGGAGGACGCGGCCGGCCCGCTCGACCTCGTCGACGTCGCACGTGCCGTCGCCGACCGGCTCGGCGTCACGCTGCTGCTGAAGGGCGCCGACACCGTCGTGCTCGCGCCCGACGGGACCCCGACGGTCGTGCCGGGCGGCCCGCCGTGGCTCGCGACCGCAGGTGCGGGCGACGTGCTCGCCGGGCTCGCCGGGGCCCTGCTCGCGGCCGGCTCGGCCCCCGGGCGCGCGGCCACGCTCGCCGCGCACGTCCACGCCGTCGCCGCGCACCGGGCCTCGGCGGGCGGTCCGCTGCACGCCGCGCTCGTCGTCGAGCAGGTGCGACAGGTGGTGGCCGACGGCCTCGCCGGCGCGGCGGTACCGCTGCTGCGCGCCGGGGTGCCGGCGGGCGACGCGCCCGGGGACTGGGACCATGGTGGACGTGACTGA
- the alr gene encoding alanine racemase — protein sequence MVDVTDQLAAPAAPAPEADQGTAARVPATDVGTGVVEVDLDAVASNVAALAARTRTPVLAVVKADAYGHGLVPVARAAVAGGATWLGVAQLDEALRLRDAGVDEPLLTWLLLPDARLLAEALRRQVTIGVSDPSHVEALLEAARATGQVADVHVKVDTGLNRNGVRVEDLPPLAAALAAAERDGLVAVSGVFSHLAWADAPDHPTIDAQAEAFTEAVEVLRAAGLRPTWRHLANSAATLTRADLHLDLVRPGLAVYGLSPVPDLAGPGEWGLRPALTLRSRLALTKAVRAGEGVSYGHVWTAPHDTVVGLVPLGYADGVPRAATGRAQVWVGGRRAPVVGRVCMDQVVVDLGPGAHEAVGDDVVLLGPGDRGEPTAQEWAEWAGTISYEVVARLGSRLPRRHVGTGQVLLAEEPA from the coding sequence ATGGTGGACGTGACTGACCAGCTCGCCGCTCCCGCGGCCCCGGCGCCCGAGGCGGACCAGGGCACGGCCGCCCGCGTCCCGGCGACCGACGTCGGCACGGGCGTCGTCGAGGTCGACCTCGACGCCGTCGCGTCGAACGTCGCCGCGCTCGCGGCGAGGACGCGCACCCCCGTCCTCGCGGTCGTCAAGGCCGACGCGTACGGCCACGGCCTCGTGCCGGTGGCGCGGGCGGCCGTGGCGGGCGGGGCGACGTGGCTCGGTGTCGCCCAGCTCGACGAGGCCCTGCGGCTGCGCGACGCGGGCGTCGACGAGCCCCTCCTCACGTGGCTGCTGCTGCCGGACGCACGGCTGCTGGCCGAGGCGCTGCGCCGCCAGGTGACGATCGGCGTGTCCGACCCCTCCCACGTCGAGGCGCTGCTCGAGGCGGCCCGCGCCACCGGCCAGGTCGCCGACGTCCACGTCAAGGTGGACACGGGCCTCAACCGCAACGGCGTCCGGGTGGAGGACCTGCCGCCGCTCGCGGCGGCGCTCGCCGCCGCCGAGCGCGACGGGCTCGTGGCGGTGAGCGGGGTGTTCAGCCACCTCGCGTGGGCCGACGCCCCCGACCACCCCACCATCGACGCGCAGGCCGAGGCCTTCACCGAGGCGGTCGAGGTGCTCCGGGCCGCGGGCCTGCGCCCGACGTGGCGCCACCTCGCGAACTCCGCGGCCACGCTCACCCGCGCCGACCTGCACCTCGACCTCGTCCGGCCCGGCCTCGCGGTGTACGGGCTGAGCCCCGTGCCCGACCTCGCCGGCCCGGGGGAGTGGGGCCTGCGACCGGCGCTCACCCTGCGCTCCCGGCTCGCCCTCACCAAGGCCGTGCGCGCCGGCGAGGGCGTCTCCTACGGGCACGTGTGGACCGCGCCGCACGACACCGTCGTGGGGCTGGTCCCGCTCGGCTACGCCGACGGCGTGCCCCGCGCGGCCACCGGCCGCGCGCAGGTGTGGGTCGGAGGACGGCGCGCCCCGGTCGTCGGGCGCGTCTGCATGGACCAGGTCGTCGTCGACCTCGGGCCCGGCGCGCACGAGGCCGTCGGCGACGACGTCGTCCTGCTCGGTCCCGGCGACCGCGGCGAGCCCACGGCGCAGGAGTGGGCGGAGTGGGCGGGCACCATCTCCTACGAGGTCGTCGCCCGGCTGGGCTCGCGGCTGCCCCGCCGGCACGTCGGGACCGGCCAGGTGCTGCTCGCGGAGGAGCCCGCGTGA
- a CDS encoding alpha/beta fold hydrolase produces the protein MSPVEAPWRWVGLGAGLAVAGAGVAVGVAGDRVRARRRRAGDLFDREGLALLGSVRGEEYELHTDDGVRLHVEVDEPSPRAADEEPGLTVVLVHGYGLSSQSWHFQRLALRGRYRVVTYDQRGHGRSEPGPPGSARIPRLGRDLEEVLHAHAPEGPVVLVGHSMGGMTVMSLAKRRPDLFGTRVHGVGFVATSAGDLATLDFGLPGGGAVSRVAPNLLAVLARRPELVTRGRRMVSDIETLVVRRWSFASPVPSELTRFVAGIIASTSIEVVSDYLPGFSEVDEKDALGALADLPTLVLVGDSDRMTPPRHSEEIVRALPRAEHVVVRQAGHLVMLEHPDVVTGHLLDLVTRALRAARAAAPAEPAHGRRRGARGRRRGPLADAADAVGRLVRPLEGRGA, from the coding sequence GTGAGCCCCGTCGAGGCGCCGTGGCGCTGGGTCGGCCTCGGCGCCGGTCTCGCCGTCGCGGGGGCCGGCGTGGCCGTCGGCGTCGCCGGCGACCGGGTGCGCGCGCGGCGGCGCCGGGCCGGAGACCTGTTCGACCGCGAGGGCCTCGCGCTGCTGGGGTCCGTGCGCGGCGAGGAGTACGAGCTGCACACCGACGACGGGGTGCGGCTCCACGTCGAGGTCGACGAGCCGTCCCCGCGCGCGGCGGACGAGGAGCCGGGCCTGACGGTCGTGCTCGTCCACGGCTACGGCCTGTCGAGCCAGTCGTGGCACTTCCAGCGTCTCGCGCTGCGCGGGCGCTACCGCGTCGTCACCTACGACCAGCGCGGCCACGGCCGCTCCGAGCCCGGTCCGCCCGGCAGCGCCCGCATCCCGCGGCTCGGGCGCGACCTCGAGGAGGTCCTGCACGCGCACGCACCCGAGGGCCCGGTCGTGCTCGTCGGGCACTCGATGGGCGGCATGACGGTGATGAGCCTCGCCAAGCGCCGCCCCGACCTGTTCGGCACGCGCGTGCACGGCGTCGGCTTCGTCGCCACGAGCGCGGGCGACCTCGCCACGCTCGACTTCGGGCTGCCCGGCGGGGGCGCCGTGAGCCGCGTCGCGCCGAACCTGCTCGCGGTGCTCGCGCGCCGCCCGGAGCTCGTGACGCGCGGGCGCCGGATGGTCTCCGACATCGAGACGCTCGTGGTCCGGCGCTGGTCGTTCGCCTCGCCCGTCCCGTCGGAGCTCACGCGCTTCGTGGCGGGCATCATCGCGAGCACGAGCATCGAGGTCGTCTCCGACTACCTGCCGGGCTTCTCCGAGGTCGACGAGAAGGACGCCCTCGGGGCGCTCGCGGACCTGCCGACCCTCGTGCTCGTCGGCGACTCCGACCGCATGACGCCGCCGCGGCACAGCGAGGAGATCGTCCGGGCGCTGCCGCGCGCCGAGCACGTCGTGGTCCGCCAGGCCGGGCACCTCGTCATGCTCGAGCACCCCGACGTCGTCACCGGCCACCTGCTCGACCTCGTCACCCGCGCGCTGCGCGCCGCGCGGGCCGCTGCGCCCGCGGAGCCGGCCCACGGTCGTCGGCGGGGCGCGCGGGGCCGGCGACGGGGCCCGCTGGCCGACGCGGCCGACGCGGTGGGTCGCCTCGTGCGCCCGCTCGAGGGCCGAGGTGCCTGA
- the tsaE gene encoding tRNA (adenosine(37)-N6)-threonylcarbamoyltransferase complex ATPase subunit type 1 TsaE — translation MPEARAADPGTAAPDGPAREVTVVCPTPEATRALGEALGARLAGGDVVVLDGPLGAGKTTLTQGLARGLGVTSPVTSPTFVLARHQRPDPAGPRPDGPVLLHVDAYRVGDGLEWDDLDLDSDLDASVVVVEWGAGLAERLAPGLVRVTLRRPEGGDPASEPSEPSEPSEPVEPSEPSEPSEPSEPSEPVAPRTVHVRLEGRTRPLDLAALARAAAQEPPP, via the coding sequence GTGCCTGAGGCGCGGGCCGCGGACCCGGGGACCGCCGCGCCGGACGGGCCCGCGCGCGAGGTGACCGTCGTGTGCCCGACGCCCGAGGCGACCCGCGCCCTGGGGGAGGCGCTCGGCGCCCGGCTCGCCGGCGGCGACGTCGTCGTCCTCGACGGCCCGCTGGGGGCGGGCAAGACGACCCTCACGCAGGGCCTGGCCCGGGGCCTGGGGGTCACCTCGCCCGTCACGTCGCCGACGTTCGTGCTCGCGCGCCACCAGCGGCCCGACCCGGCCGGTCCCCGCCCCGACGGGCCCGTGCTGCTGCACGTCGACGCGTACCGGGTCGGCGACGGCCTGGAGTGGGACGACCTCGACCTCGACTCCGACCTCGACGCCTCCGTCGTCGTCGTGGAGTGGGGCGCCGGGCTCGCCGAGCGGCTCGCGCCGGGCCTGGTGCGCGTCACGCTGCGTCGTCCCGAGGGCGGCGACCCCGCGTCCGAGCCGTCCGAGCCGTCCGAGCCGTCCGAGCCGGTCGAGCCGTCCGAGCCGTCCGAGCCGTCCGAGCCGTCCGAGCCGTCCGAGCCGGTCGCGCCCCGTACCGTCCACGTCCGCCTCGAGGGCCGCACACGGCCCCTCGACCTCGCCGCGCTCGCGCGCGCCGCCGCACAGGAGCCGCCCCCGTGA